The nucleotide window AAGCTTTATTAAAATAAGTGACGCCTGAACATTGAGTTAATCAGTAACTTTAAAACAAAAACAGGTCGCGAGGCTTAACCAAATAGCATCTTCCTTTTTTAAAGAGTTATTCTGATAACTTTATTCGATTTTATTTTTCTTTTCGATTATACGATCAAGAGTTTCTTCATATTCTTTTAATTGTTGGAGAGGGACTTGCAGTCTATTTATTTGATTGAGACCTAAGGAATGATGAGCTCCAATACCTTCTTTACCAACAATCGATGTGAGGATTTTTTTAAACTCCTTTAATTGACTTAGCGGAACTTGTAATCTACTAATTGGATCTCCTATAATCGCTCGTGTATGGATGTTACTTCCTGCGATAGATTGGAGTATTTTTTTAAACTCTTTTAATTCATCTAATGGTACTCTCAACTTAGAGACATGGCCTTTCTGTGATAATCCAGGTACGGATATTTGTGATGCATTTGAAAAGCCAGTTATCTGATTCAGAACATTTTGAAACTCTCTGAGTTCTTCAGTGGGTATATTGTTTTTACTCTCTTTAATCACTTCATTAATTCTATCATTTATTTCGTGTAATACTTCATCTCTTGAACTAATAAAAGATATTTGTTCCTCCTTTGTCATATCTATATCGAGAAATTCAAGCCTTACGCCATAACAAGGTGGAGAATCTAAAGCTTGAGAAACTCTCTCTAAGTGATAAACATCTATTTCTATTTTCTCATCTATATTTTTTAATTCTTTTCTTTCAGCAACAGTTATTTCTTGATTTGTAAAAAAGATAAAACCTTGTTGATCTGTCATTTTTTTGAAGTCATTGTTAAACTTTTTCTTCAATTTTGACCAACTAAGTTCATTTTTTGAAAAAGTAACTGCTACTAAAAATACCTTATTATTTTTATAACAGATTATATCTTTACCTTGATCAGGACCACCATGGGGATGAGAAGGATCTAAAAATTTGAATCCTTCATATCTTAATGTTTGCGATGCCAGTCGCTCTGCTTCTTTGCTACCTTTAGTCCAATTTTTAAGTCTATGCCATGTTTCATCTCCAGAATTTCTTCTACCCATAAAAATATTTTGGTTCGCGTTGATTTAATTCCTAATTATGTAAAATAGAACTTAAAACTTTATGCACCTCCTTTTGAAGAAGTACTTAACATTATTCTGACCAACGAATTACATTGTAAGCCCCTTTTACAATTGGCTCTATGCTAAGATCAAACCACTCTTCTATATGATTTAACTCTTTAAGTACCTGGTCCTTAAAGTTATCATCATAATTATTCTGGCCCAATAGCCAACCCATCTGTCTTGAAGCTTCGACAAGTAATACTTCTGGTAAAACTATAACTAATTGAGTCATTTTTTCGGACTGCCTTTCCACTGGATCAGTTTTGTGTTTTTTGATAAGTAGTTCACTGCAAAATTTATTAAGATCGATAAATTCCTTTAGGTGTTTTTCAAGTACTGAAATGAGTTTGCTTTTTGAAAGGTCTGGGGCTATCTGATCAACTAACTTGGCAAATTGTATTGCAAATTTAAATTCGATCTTTTGTAAGGTCTTTATTTTAAGATCAAAATTTTTAAAAAACTCTTTCCCAATATTATTACTCTCACGATATACCATATATGAATCCATATTGTTAAACAGAATTCTCAAGTCTTCATACTCTAAATTAGAAACATATTCATCGGAAAAGTTAAACCCCACAAGTTCAAGTGATTCTTGTATTAATAATACAGCCTCCTTTGTGATTTTTTCTTCGAAATAAATTTTTAGCAATTCTTTTCTTAATCCAAAATCCTTTGGAAATCTTGAAATCAATTCTTTTAAAAGTTGTATTGCCTGCTTTTTTATTTGCTCATCTTTATTCCAAGAATTAATCAATATTGATAGTTTTAGACTTTTCAATGACTTATCACCCGGATAAATTTGTTGCCCTGATCCAACAAGGCTTAAGGCAGTCTGTGTCTCACCTAGATCTTCATGAAATTTAGCTAACCAATAATAGATTACACTGTTATCAAAATATCCATTTTCAGAAATGCGTAAAGCTTTATTCAATAACTTAATCGCTTGATGATATTCACTGAAAATATTACCTAAAGTAGCAGCTTTGCTGATTAAGGCTTCAATTAAATCCGGCTTTAGCTCTAAGGCTTTGTCGAGACATTCCATCTCTTTTTCATGTTCCTTAAGGTAGTAATAGCATTCGCTTAAATTTTTCCAAATTCTGGGATCATTAGGATTACCCTGCAGTGCTTTCTTATAATATTCCAACGCCTCAGAATAGTCTTCTAAGCCAGCACACATATTTCCAAAGTTGTAATAATCATCCCATCCCCATGAATCGCGACTTATATCAAGCATGATAGCTTTTGCATCTTTAACCATTTCCTTGTGTTGCTCTTTTCGCCCTTTATCACACAAAATAGCCGCTTTCATTTTTAACAATTGAGTATCTGAAGACTTTTTTCGAAGCGCTTTGACTATAAATCTAAGTGCCTGTTGATAATTATGAGTCTGATAGTAACACCATGATACCAGAGAGTTTATTTCCGGATTATCTAATGAATTGTCTCTAACAAATCCTATAACTACTTCATATTTTCCTTGTAAGTATAGAAGTATCAATTCACGATATGTTACAGTCCCTTGAAGTGATTCAATCAAAGATTTTTCAAGAGGGCGGCGATCAACTTCAATATCTTTTAACAGGTGATTATCAGCAATCAACTTTTTGTGGATATCCTCAAAGGCACTTGTATCAAGCATCTTCTGGAAAGTATAGCTAAAAGTTTTTTGGTTAGTACTTTCCAGATCTATTTGTTTTGCGTTTGCTGAAAGTGCAATCTGACGTGTCCACTCCCAATAAAAAGCATCTTCATCAACTGAATAAATAATGAACAAGGAGTGTATAGTATTAAGAAGATAATTAATAGTATTTATCGGTACGGGGAATCGAACACTATCACTTTTAGTTTCCTTCTTTTGACTTTTTACTTGAACATGAGCACGTATATTTGTGACGCTGCCATCACTAACTACTTCTAAAATTCGGTCCACCCCATAATCTCCTCCATCTTCACTCCTAAGTATGAATAGGTCATTTGGCAGTAGTTCTCTGAGTTTTCCTAGACTTTTTGCTTCCTGCTTATGCGATGAGTGATGTTGAGGCAAATTCCCCATGATATTTTTTCGGTTGTTTTACATTTACAAAAAAGAACTTCGAGATAAGATGTGGTGATTCAAAACTAAAAGGATCATCTTTTCCCAATCCGTCCCAAACGGAAACAACCCATCGCACCCTGTTCCAGCCCATCCCGGGGTATTTTTCCTGATTTGAATTAGTGTTACGTTAGCATCAGTTATTGATCACAGTGGTGCTATTGCATTACGCTAACCAACGCTAATCAGATGCCTGAAACGCTGGAAAATATGCCTAACGAAACCCAAGAGCGGGATTACGCCACCTGCCTGCAAGAGCTGGAGCAGGGCCTGCCGATCTTTGGACGCATCACCGGTACCACCGACGGGCTCCAGCAAGTTGAGAAGGAGCTCCCCTTTAATTTTCGTCAGCCCTTCAATGTGGTCAAGGCAATATTCAAATTGGACCCAGGGCTGTATTCTCTACACACCGGCATCGACGAAGATATTGTTATTGGCTTTCGCATTGATCCACCTGACGAGCAATCGGATACCCTGTTACAAGAAACTACAAAAGCCAGCAGATCCACTCCTGAAAATTACTACCAGCAACGAGCTCTGCGCCTGGAAGGCGAGCTGCATGACGCCGACCGGAAGATTCGCCAACTCGTCGATGAAATCATGGGCCTCAAGCGACAGCTATCCGAAGACAAAACGGCTACGCTGCTAACCCATCAAAAAGAGCTGGGCGACCTCAAGGAATCTCACCGCAACGAAATTGACCGCCTCAAAGAAATTCAACGAAGTAACCTCAAGGCTCTCGAAAAAGAGCTTGGAGAGCTGGAAAAGCTGAAATTCCGCATGGAAATGGAACAACGAGCTGGTGGCCGAGACGCCGGAAGCCGCATGCTGGATATGCTGGAAGAAAATGCCCCGATGTTTTTTACCGTAATCTCCCAACTGTTTGCGGGTCAGAGCGCAAGAAATCAGCAAATAAATACGCCGACTGGCACTCCGGATATCAGTGAAGAGCAAGCTAAAGCCATGGCCGAATCTCTTAAAAGCCAACTTCAACCTACTTCTGGCTCGCTACCCCAACAACCCCATAGCCCCTCTACCGACGAGGCGAGCCAACCCAAAGGTGTCGGGGACCAGACTCCTCGGCACCTTCCCTCCGACGACAACTCGGAAACTGAGCCCGACGAACTTGGAACACCTGCCACTCTGAATGGCATGTTTGACCCGCCCCACACCAACGGCCACACCGAACCAACCATCAGCCTGTAAGATTCCACGATGAACCCCGGACAACTAACCCTTTTGAAAATGGCCTTGGAATACTTGGCTGACCAGCCCTGCGGATACGCCTGCTATGCCAAGCGCATTAAATCCCAGCTGGCTTTGATGCAGCAAGGCGGGCAACCAATCACCGCGACCGACTGGGTCCGGATGGCAAAGATACTTTCTGTGGAA belongs to Fodinibius sp. Rm-B-1B1-1 and includes:
- a CDS encoding tetratricopeptide repeat protein, with amino-acid sequence MGNLPQHHSSHKQEAKSLGKLRELLPNDLFILRSEDGGDYGVDRILEVVSDGSVTNIRAHVQVKSQKKETKSDSVRFPVPINTINYLLNTIHSLFIIYSVDEDAFYWEWTRQIALSANAKQIDLESTNQKTFSYTFQKMLDTSAFEDIHKKLIADNHLLKDIEVDRRPLEKSLIESLQGTVTYRELILLYLQGKYEVVIGFVRDNSLDNPEINSLVSWCYYQTHNYQQALRFIVKALRKKSSDTQLLKMKAAILCDKGRKEQHKEMVKDAKAIMLDISRDSWGWDDYYNFGNMCAGLEDYSEALEYYKKALQGNPNDPRIWKNLSECYYYLKEHEKEMECLDKALELKPDLIEALISKAATLGNIFSEYHQAIKLLNKALRISENGYFDNSVIYYWLAKFHEDLGETQTALSLVGSGQQIYPGDKSLKSLKLSILINSWNKDEQIKKQAIQLLKELISRFPKDFGLRKELLKIYFEEKITKEAVLLIQESLELVGFNFSDEYVSNLEYEDLRILFNNMDSYMVYRESNNIGKEFFKNFDLKIKTLQKIEFKFAIQFAKLVDQIAPDLSKSKLISVLEKHLKEFIDLNKFCSELLIKKHKTDPVERQSEKMTQLVIVLPEVLLVEASRQMGWLLGQNNYDDNFKDQVLKELNHIEEWFDLSIEPIVKGAYNVIRWSE